Proteins encoded by one window of Fischerella sp. PCC 9605:
- a CDS encoding putative PEP-binding protein: protein MDKLYWLEQIKPLDRAEVGDKAFYLSRIMQRGYPVVSGFVIAASVLREFLETLNSSEALVADLPNSSLHLDVSNWHQLQQVAGSLRQEIITATVPPQLLNAILNAARRWNTKCLIFRPSLTLPTGKQGVGNLSGLLESQVCHCELEAIATALKRTWSQLFRARSLLYWQQAGIDLQQIKLAVLVQPIQNAIASGLAIANSSAWEIQATLGLGFAIAYGEVLPDVYYIQPKTGMVLEQQLGCKMLAYRIDDANSGANLQSVPASVSTLDDSCLQVCLLEEAQQQAYALSEEHLQQLIGLVNQLVTEFGANLTLEWTISQEMPSGILYLTQVNVPQSGISNFHFIKGLGAAMGRVTATAHVVNSQHRPEQIPKGVILVAPAITPNWLPILQQAGGIITEQGGLTSHAAILARELGIPGVVNAANATTLIQNGEQLLIDGDKGEIYRLSMGGGGDDTRRKKLDQFSPFASLSLSPHHSVSSSHVSHTPLSVTTEQTTPHHPINSHLPTIATRLLVNLSQPSLIEQALSLPVDGVGLLRSELMALTMLEGQHPNHWLINGRQTQLLERWYDQIVQFAHAFAPRPIFYRSLDWRSHELSSFSHNIPSSRQSVLGERGTFSYLENPAVFEMELTALANVQKAGYTNIHLILPFVRTVEEFRFCRQKVEQANLNQVPQFQLWIMAEVPSVLFLLPEYIKAGVQGISIGTNDLTQLLLGVDREQGQLAKAFDERHPAVMDAVARLIHMARDAGIPCSICGQAPALYPEIIDNLIEWGITSISVEPEAVLRTYQAIARAEKRLLLEAARRQIQ, encoded by the coding sequence GTGGACAAACTCTACTGGCTTGAGCAAATTAAACCACTAGACCGCGCCGAAGTCGGTGATAAGGCTTTTTATTTGAGCAGAATCATGCAGCGTGGTTATCCGGTGGTGTCTGGTTTCGTCATTGCGGCATCAGTTTTGCGAGAATTTCTAGAAACTCTGAACAGTTCAGAAGCATTAGTTGCTGACTTACCCAATTCTTCTTTGCATTTGGATGTAAGCAATTGGCATCAACTTCAGCAGGTGGCTGGAAGCTTACGTCAGGAGATTATCACTGCCACTGTGCCACCACAGCTGTTAAATGCAATTTTAAACGCAGCGAGAAGGTGGAATACTAAATGTCTGATTTTTCGTCCTAGCCTGACGCTTCCAACTGGCAAACAGGGAGTTGGCAATCTATCTGGATTGCTAGAGTCACAAGTTTGTCACTGCGAACTAGAGGCGATCGCCACAGCACTGAAGCGGACTTGGAGTCAGCTTTTTCGTGCTAGAAGTCTTCTCTATTGGCAGCAAGCAGGTATTGACTTGCAGCAAATAAAATTAGCAGTTTTGGTACAACCAATTCAAAATGCAATTGCCAGTGGCTTAGCGATCGCCAACTCTTCGGCATGGGAAATTCAAGCCACTTTGGGATTGGGATTTGCGATCGCCTACGGTGAAGTTCTGCCAGATGTCTACTACATTCAACCAAAAACTGGCATGGTGCTAGAGCAACAGTTGGGTTGTAAAATGCTGGCTTATCGTATTGATGATGCAAATTCTGGGGCTAATTTGCAATCTGTACCAGCCTCTGTGTCAACCTTAGATGACTCTTGTTTACAAGTCTGTCTTCTTGAGGAAGCCCAACAACAAGCATATGCTTTATCAGAAGAACACTTACAACAATTAATTGGGCTAGTAAATCAACTTGTGACAGAATTTGGTGCGAATCTTACCTTAGAGTGGACAATTTCTCAGGAAATGCCTTCAGGGATACTCTACCTGACACAAGTTAACGTCCCTCAATCTGGGATTTCCAATTTCCATTTCATCAAAGGATTGGGGGCAGCAATGGGACGTGTGACAGCAACGGCCCATGTAGTGAACTCACAACACAGACCAGAACAAATACCTAAAGGAGTAATTTTAGTTGCTCCAGCCATCACGCCTAATTGGTTGCCAATATTGCAACAAGCAGGTGGGATTATCACTGAACAGGGAGGTTTAACTAGTCATGCGGCAATTCTGGCAAGAGAATTGGGCATTCCCGGTGTAGTAAACGCAGCAAATGCTACAACATTGATTCAAAACGGCGAACAACTGCTCATCGATGGCGACAAGGGAGAAATTTATCGCCTCAGTATGGGTGGAGGAGGAGACGATACCAGGAGGAAAAAATTAGATCAATTCTCTCCTTTTGCCTCGTTATCTTTATCTCCCCATCACTCTGTTAGTTCATCACACGTTAGTCATACACCACTGTCTGTAACAACGGAGCAAACTACTCCCCATCACCCCATCAATTCTCATTTACCTACGATCGCTACTCGGTTGCTGGTAAACTTGAGTCAGCCAAGCTTAATCGAGCAAGCGCTCTCTCTACCTGTAGATGGAGTGGGATTATTGCGCTCAGAACTGATGGCACTTACCATGTTGGAGGGACAACACCCCAATCATTGGCTAATCAATGGGCGTCAGACTCAATTACTAGAGCGCTGGTACGATCAGATTGTGCAATTTGCCCATGCCTTTGCACCACGACCTATCTTTTATCGCTCTTTGGACTGGCGATCGCACGAATTGTCATCTTTTAGCCATAATATCCCATCTTCACGACAGTCGGTTTTGGGAGAGCGGGGTACTTTCAGTTATTTAGAAAACCCCGCCGTTTTTGAGATGGAACTAACGGCTTTGGCAAATGTACAAAAAGCTGGTTATACCAATATCCACCTAATTTTGCCATTTGTTCGCACGGTAGAAGAGTTTCGTTTTTGCCGCCAAAAAGTTGAGCAAGCAAATTTAAATCAAGTACCCCAGTTTCAGCTGTGGATTATGGCAGAAGTACCAAGCGTGCTGTTTTTGCTGCCAGAATATATCAAAGCAGGTGTACAAGGGATTTCCATTGGAACTAATGACCTCACCCAACTATTGCTAGGAGTAGATAGAGAGCAAGGACAGCTAGCAAAAGCATTTGATGAACGTCACCCAGCGGTAATGGATGCAGTCGCTAGACTGATCCACATGGCGAGAGATGCCGGAATTCCTTGTTCTATTTGCGGTCAAGCACCAGCATTGTATCCGGAAATCATTGACAATCTGATCGAATGGGGTATTACTTCCATTTCCGTAGAACCGGAAGCAGTATTGAGGACATATCAAGCCATTGCCCGGGCTGAGAAACGCTTGCTTTTAGAAGCAGCGCGGCGACAAATACAGTAG
- a CDS encoding MgtC/SapB family protein, with the protein MMLALSILPNTYYLSPNDWLNIAFRLSLAMFFGAIIGLERERRRKPAGLRTHMLVSLAAAMFVIIILQTDVEPRDYNGLSRVIQGVATGVGFLGAGVILREPPEEESQRVEVKGLTSAAAIWLAAALGMTAGCGLWQLGLIGILLSWFILYVVKIYERIY; encoded by the coding sequence ATGATGCTCGCATTATCAATATTGCCAAATACATACTACCTGTCGCCTAATGATTGGTTAAACATCGCCTTTAGGCTATCTCTGGCGATGTTTTTTGGGGCAATAATCGGCCTAGAAAGGGAGCGGAGGCGCAAACCAGCTGGTTTGAGAACTCATATGCTCGTGAGTCTTGCTGCCGCAATGTTTGTGATTATAATTCTGCAAACAGATGTAGAACCCCGAGATTACAATGGGCTTAGCCGCGTAATTCAGGGTGTGGCAACTGGTGTAGGATTTCTTGGTGCTGGAGTAATTTTGCGCGAACCTCCGGAAGAAGAATCACAACGAGTCGAAGTCAAGGGACTCACCTCAGCAGCAGCTATCTGGTTGGCAGCAGCTTTGGGAATGACAGCTGGATGTGGTTTGTGGCAATTAGGATTAATTGGCATCCTATTGTCTTGGTTTATTCTTTATGTTGTGAAAATTTATGAAAGAATCTATTAG
- a CDS encoding Tab2/Atab2 family RNA-binding protein: MRIWQADFYRRPQQDVWQLLICDRDRSFQYEATCPQSEANSSWVASQLQLAAGGQLPDIIQVFRPQSLGLIEQAGRSLGINVEPTRRTFALKQWLREKQYPIALDKPPPTPLPENLWGEEWRFATLSAGNLVEAFAEVPIPILVMPEFLLPINLGLASTVPVPGVVIYGGRQSMRLARWLQQARPVALSYVAGAPDGLVLEAGLVDRWIVVTFEDPEVAAAARVYEQRKQQSHGLHFLLVQPDDSGMTFSGFWLLRAED, from the coding sequence ATGCGTATCTGGCAAGCTGATTTTTATCGTCGTCCGCAGCAAGATGTATGGCAGTTGTTGATTTGCGATCGCGATCGCAGCTTTCAGTATGAAGCTACCTGTCCCCAGTCTGAAGCAAATTCCAGTTGGGTTGCTTCTCAACTGCAATTGGCTGCTGGTGGGCAATTGCCGGATATAATTCAGGTATTTCGTCCTCAGTCTTTGGGTTTAATTGAACAAGCTGGACGCAGTTTGGGTATTAATGTTGAACCTACGCGGCGCACTTTTGCCCTGAAGCAGTGGTTACGGGAAAAGCAATATCCAATCGCACTAGACAAGCCACCACCCACGCCATTACCGGAAAATCTTTGGGGAGAAGAATGGCGTTTTGCAACACTGTCAGCAGGTAATTTGGTGGAAGCGTTTGCAGAAGTTCCCATTCCCATTTTGGTAATGCCAGAGTTTTTGTTGCCTATAAATTTGGGTTTGGCGTCAACGGTGCCGGTTCCCGGTGTGGTAATTTATGGGGGACGCCAATCGATGCGCTTGGCACGGTGGTTGCAACAAGCACGTCCTGTGGCGTTAAGTTACGTTGCTGGTGCGCCGGATGGGTTGGTATTAGAAGCAGGTTTGGTGGATAGATGGATTGTTGTTACGTTTGAAGATCCAGAAGTGGCTGCGGCGGCTAGGGTTTACGAACAGCGCAAGCAGCAAAGTCACGGGTTACATTTTTTACTTGTGCAGCCAGATGACTCGGGAATGACTTTCAGCGGCTTTTGGTTATTGCGTGCGGAAGATTAA
- a CDS encoding GxxExxY protein codes for MNHQDTKTQRKPISEELDRVAAQVVDAAFQVHSTLGPGLLESVYEVCLEHELTKRGLSVEKQVPLPVVYDNIYIEAGFRLDLLVDRCLIVELKAVEVLLPVHTAQLLTYLKLSRCRLGLLINFNVPLIKDGIKRLVL; via the coding sequence ATGAACCACCAAGACACTAAGACACAAAGAAAGCCTATTTCCGAGGAATTGGATCGAGTAGCGGCACAGGTGGTTGATGCAGCTTTTCAGGTGCATTCTACTCTAGGACCTGGTTTGCTAGAGAGTGTCTATGAGGTGTGCTTGGAGCATGAATTAACTAAGAGGGGATTAAGTGTTGAAAAGCAAGTTCCACTACCAGTAGTATATGACAACATTTATATAGAGGCTGGTTTTAGACTTGATTTGCTTGTTGACAGATGTTTGATCGTTGAACTAAAAGCTGTAGAAGTTTTGTTACCAGTTCATACAGCTCAACTCTTAACTTATCTTAAGCTTTCAAGGTGTCGCTTGGGCTTGCTAATTAACTTCAATGTTCCTCTGATCAAAGATGGCATCAAACGCCTAGTACTATGA
- the glgP gene encoding alpha-glucan family phosphorylase: MTKSSAINAALRLSEKLPLPLRRLADLAYNYWWSWTSDRLALFQTIDPQEWERCGHNPVAILESATYERLTQLAEDPFYLKQISALAKEFDEYMTQKDTWVSRVAPQVSTEHPIAYFCAEFGIHESLPVYSGGLGILAGDHLKSASDLGVPMVGIGLLYRQGYFRQRLNRGGWQEDYYVDNPFHRMPLELIKNEQGQALTIELEIRQRWVKVQIWRVQVGRVTLYLLDSDRDDNDPIDRWLTGHLYGGNQETRIAQEVVLGIGGVRALTALGIQPSVYHLNEGHAAFCTLEISRQEIERTNKSFYDIEADVRNRCVFTTHTPVPAGHDVFSPDLIDSFFAHYWPQLRLSREQFLALGARRLGDPWEPFGMTVLALRMCRTSNGVSELHGRVSRQMWTVMYPNRSEDNVPIGYITNGVHAPTWTAPLIADLYNQYLGADWKTRAVDPKMWEKVDDIPDQELWWRHQILKERLVAYTRYKVKKAREGRGEEYERIQATDFLLNPKALTIGFARRFSPYKRGHLLLRDADRALRIFGNLDRPVQIIFAGKAHPADEEGKRIIQRLMEWCRHPAITNRVAFIEDYDIYTAQKLVQGVDVWLNNPRRPLEASGTSGQKVCFNGGINCSVLDGWWCEGYKTDANGKGINGWAIGEDAHTSDQELQDRIDSESLYKLLEEEIVPLYYDQDANGIPHGWLQMMKASIKTNAPLFNTDRMIADYVSQVYVPEISVKVPPILAKVLV, from the coding sequence ATGACTAAAAGCAGTGCAATTAACGCAGCGCTTCGCTTGAGTGAAAAATTGCCTTTGCCGCTACGACGCTTGGCAGATTTGGCTTATAACTACTGGTGGTCATGGACAAGCGATCGCCTCGCCTTATTCCAAACCATCGATCCCCAAGAATGGGAACGCTGCGGACATAATCCAGTAGCAATATTAGAATCGGCAACCTACGAACGCCTCACCCAGTTAGCAGAAGACCCTTTTTACCTCAAACAAATTTCTGCCCTAGCCAAAGAATTTGACGAGTACATGACGCAAAAAGATACTTGGGTGAGTCGGGTAGCACCGCAAGTTTCAACTGAACATCCCATTGCTTACTTCTGCGCCGAATTTGGCATCCATGAATCCCTACCCGTCTACTCTGGGGGTTTGGGCATTCTCGCAGGCGATCACCTCAAATCAGCATCCGATTTGGGCGTACCAATGGTCGGTATCGGCTTGCTGTATCGCCAAGGTTACTTCCGCCAGCGCTTGAACCGTGGCGGATGGCAAGAAGATTACTACGTTGATAACCCCTTCCACCGTATGCCCTTGGAATTAATCAAAAATGAACAAGGGCAAGCACTCACCATCGAACTAGAAATTCGCCAGCGCTGGGTGAAAGTGCAAATTTGGCGAGTGCAAGTGGGGCGAGTAACTCTCTATCTTTTAGATAGCGATCGCGACGACAACGATCCCATCGATCGCTGGCTAACCGGACACCTCTACGGTGGGAACCAAGAAACCCGCATCGCCCAAGAAGTCGTTTTGGGAATTGGTGGCGTTCGTGCTTTGACAGCTTTAGGAATTCAACCATCTGTCTATCACCTCAACGAAGGACACGCCGCCTTCTGCACCTTAGAAATTTCCCGGCAAGAAATTGAACGCACAAACAAATCCTTCTACGACATCGAAGCAGATGTGCGAAATCGGTGTGTATTCACCACCCACACACCCGTCCCAGCCGGTCACGACGTCTTCTCACCAGATTTAATCGACTCCTTCTTTGCCCACTACTGGCCGCAACTGCGCCTTTCCCGCGAACAATTCTTAGCATTAGGCGCACGTCGACTCGGCGATCCTTGGGAACCCTTCGGTATGACCGTTTTAGCACTGCGGATGTGCCGTACCTCCAACGGTGTCAGTGAACTGCACGGTCGAGTTTCCCGCCAGATGTGGACAGTTATGTATCCAAATCGATCTGAAGACAACGTCCCCATCGGTTACATTACCAATGGAGTTCATGCACCAACCTGGACTGCTCCCCTCATAGCAGATTTGTACAATCAGTATTTGGGTGCAGATTGGAAAACTCGTGCAGTTGATCCCAAAATGTGGGAAAAAGTAGACGACATTCCCGATCAAGAACTGTGGTGGCGACATCAAATCCTCAAAGAAAGACTCGTAGCCTACACCCGCTATAAAGTCAAGAAAGCAAGAGAAGGACGAGGCGAAGAGTACGAAAGAATTCAAGCTACCGACTTCCTGCTGAACCCGAAAGCACTAACCATCGGATTTGCCAGACGTTTTTCACCTTACAAACGCGGTCATTTGCTGCTGCGTGACGCCGATCGCGCCTTGCGGATTTTTGGCAATCTCGATCGCCCTGTACAGATTATCTTCGCAGGCAAGGCACACCCCGCCGATGAAGAAGGCAAGCGGATTATTCAACGCTTGATGGAGTGGTGCAGACATCCGGCAATTACCAACCGCGTCGCTTTCATCGAAGACTACGACATCTACACCGCCCAAAAACTCGTGCAAGGCGTCGATGTTTGGTTAAACAATCCCCGCCGTCCCCTAGAAGCATCTGGTACAAGCGGACAAAAAGTTTGCTTTAACGGCGGGATTAATTGCAGCGTCCTTGATGGCTGGTGGTGTGAAGGCTACAAAACCGACGCCAACGGTAAAGGCATCAACGGCTGGGCAATTGGCGAAGACGCCCACACCAGCGATCAGGAATTACAAGACCGCATTGATTCCGAATCACTGTATAAATTGTTAGAAGAGGAAATAGTTCCTCTCTACTACGACCAAGATGCTAACGGCATTCCCCACGGTTGGTTGCAGATGATGAAGGCTTCAATTAAAACCAATGCACCACTGTTTAACACTGATAGAATGATTGCTGACTACGTTTCTCAGGTGTACGTGCCAGAAATTTCTGTAAAAGTGCCACCGATTTTAGCGAAAGTGTTGGTATAA
- the fghA gene encoding S-formylglutathione hydrolase: MSVDLISESRCFDGKLGFYRHFSSSCNGEMRFAVYQPPQASHDSVPILYFLSGLTCTEENFMAKAGAQRLAAKYGLMLVVPDTSPRQTGIPGEDDDWDFGTGAGFYVDATVEPWASHYRMYSYVVDELPAVIAENFPVLPDKQSIFGHSMGGHGALVCAMRNPQKYKSVSAFAPIAAPMRCPWGQKAFSGYLGEDQEAWRAYDASELVKQVGYHSLILIDQGTADKFLAEQLLTDVFDQACREANQPLTLRYQQGYDHSYYFIASFIEDHIRHHAIALIEV; the protein is encoded by the coding sequence ATGTCTGTTGATCTTATTTCAGAATCAAGATGCTTTGATGGCAAACTCGGCTTTTATCGTCATTTCTCCTCTAGCTGCAATGGTGAAATGCGCTTTGCTGTCTACCAACCACCACAGGCAAGTCACGATTCAGTACCAATTCTCTATTTCCTTTCCGGTTTGACTTGCACGGAAGAAAACTTTATGGCTAAGGCGGGGGCGCAACGCTTGGCAGCAAAGTACGGCTTAATGTTAGTAGTACCAGATACTAGCCCCCGCCAAACCGGAATTCCTGGTGAGGATGACGACTGGGACTTTGGCACGGGTGCTGGCTTTTATGTTGATGCGACTGTGGAACCGTGGGCGTCGCACTACCGCATGTATAGTTATGTCGTTGATGAATTACCTGCTGTAATTGCCGAAAACTTCCCAGTGCTACCAGATAAACAAAGCATTTTCGGTCATTCTATGGGTGGACATGGGGCGTTGGTTTGTGCAATGCGAAATCCCCAAAAATACAAATCAGTTTCAGCTTTCGCACCCATTGCTGCACCGATGCGTTGTCCTTGGGGTCAGAAGGCGTTTAGCGGTTATCTTGGTGAAGATCAAGAAGCTTGGCGTGCTTACGATGCTAGTGAATTAGTCAAGCAAGTTGGTTATCACAGTCTAATTCTCATCGACCAAGGCACTGCGGATAAATTTTTAGCAGAACAATTGCTGACTGATGTATTTGACCAAGCTTGTAGGGAAGCTAATCAACCTCTGACTTTGCGTTATCAACAGGGTTACGACCACAGTTATTACTTCATCGCTTCTTTTATTGAAGATCACATCCGCCATCATGCGATCGCCCTGATTGAAGTGTGA
- a CDS encoding alpha/beta hydrolase: protein MSDYFSKTTAILEQAINLENNLPIKNEACRSKFFFHPHPTRKVCLFFHGFTAGPYQFEPLGKALFAAGYNVLIPLQPGHGIAGNWNKDNPPPLPMEREVYQDFALCWLQTAQTFGEQVIIGGLSTGGNLSAWLALERPQEIEKALLFAPYLSGTNKIVDFLVETLPFYYEWLNKDNPGNFGYNGFRIPALRLFLDMGQDILERSKDKSAVPMFVISSESDLTIDEHELHILFANVNKYQQKSWYFRFDKIYEIPHTMMTKAEGNDYQDLLITIAKAYLESDITWDNLLKLGYQILQGKTLDTAVNILNLTEPVSQEVSVLLAVMDKKRLLMLIS, encoded by the coding sequence ATGTCTGATTATTTCAGCAAAACAACTGCTATCCTTGAACAAGCCATCAATCTAGAGAACAATCTACCAATAAAAAACGAAGCTTGCCGCTCAAAATTCTTTTTCCATCCGCATCCAACTCGAAAAGTTTGCCTTTTCTTCCACGGATTTACTGCTGGCCCTTATCAGTTTGAACCATTAGGAAAAGCTCTATTTGCGGCTGGTTATAATGTTTTAATTCCATTGCAGCCTGGTCATGGAATAGCAGGAAACTGGAATAAAGACAATCCTCCTCCTTTACCTATGGAGCGAGAAGTTTATCAAGATTTTGCTCTGTGTTGGCTACAAACAGCACAAACATTCGGAGAGCAAGTGATAATCGGTGGATTATCTACAGGTGGAAATTTATCAGCTTGGTTAGCATTAGAACGTCCGCAAGAAATAGAGAAAGCTTTGCTGTTCGCTCCTTATTTAAGCGGTACTAATAAAATAGTAGATTTTTTAGTGGAAACTCTGCCTTTTTATTACGAATGGTTAAATAAAGATAACCCTGGTAATTTTGGCTATAATGGCTTTCGTATTCCAGCATTGCGATTATTTTTAGATATGGGTCAAGACATTTTAGAACGATCAAAAGATAAGTCGGCAGTGCCAATGTTTGTAATTTCCAGTGAAAGCGACCTCACTATAGATGAGCATGAACTGCACATTTTGTTTGCAAATGTCAACAAATATCAGCAAAAATCTTGGTATTTTCGCTTTGATAAAATCTATGAAATTCCCCATACCATGATGACAAAAGCTGAAGGTAATGATTATCAAGACCTGCTTATTACTATTGCTAAAGCATATTTGGAAAGCGATATTACTTGGGATAATTTGCTTAAACTTGGCTATCAAATCCTACAAGGGAAAACGTTAGATACTGCTGTAAATATATTAAATTTAACTGAACCAGTTTCTCAAGAAGTGTCAGTATTACTGGCAGTAATGGATAAAAAAAGATTATTGATGCTCATAAGTTAA
- a CDS encoding DUF3318 domain-containing protein, protein MTSYATSSAKAEMGELRRLKGLLPPELQSWVTVEGTTEVNPPLIRSEEIGKDQVEIQIDLVKWDSLAMDQRNLLFWHEVARIQNDTIPKDGWEMAALAIGLGGAVGELWVQDALLLILALALCGVSGWRLYQKNNGEKQLKELVEADEKAIALATRFGYSLPNAYKSLGSALKTLVDMTPSKRQRSRYEARLSALKRSANKVKAKSKSTVDEGIY, encoded by the coding sequence ATGACATCCTATGCTACTTCTTCTGCTAAAGCAGAAATGGGTGAACTTCGGCGGTTAAAAGGCTTACTACCGCCAGAATTGCAAAGTTGGGTAACAGTTGAAGGTACAACAGAGGTAAACCCACCGCTGATCCGCAGCGAAGAAATTGGTAAAGATCAGGTGGAAATTCAAATTGATCTGGTGAAATGGGATTCGCTGGCAATGGATCAGCGCAATCTGCTGTTTTGGCACGAAGTTGCCCGCATTCAAAATGATACTATCCCCAAAGATGGTTGGGAAATGGCAGCCTTAGCAATTGGTTTGGGTGGTGCTGTCGGTGAATTGTGGGTACAGGATGCTTTATTGCTGATATTAGCTTTGGCACTGTGCGGAGTTTCAGGCTGGCGACTTTATCAAAAGAATAATGGAGAAAAGCAGTTAAAAGAATTAGTGGAAGCCGATGAAAAAGCGATCGCTTTGGCGACTCGTTTTGGTTATAGCCTCCCCAATGCCTATAAAAGTTTGGGAAGTGCTTTGAAAACCCTAGTTGATATGACTCCTAGCAAGCGTCAGCGGTCTAGATACGAAGCACGACTCTCAGCCCTCAAACGCAGTGCTAACAAAGTCAAAGCAAAATCTAAATCAACTGTGGATGAAGGTATATATTAG
- a CDS encoding 7-carboxy-7-deazaguanine synthase QueE yields MTTKTAITPTARLIEVFSAIQGEGLNVGTRQIFIRFALCDLRCHFCDSAHTWSAPTTCRIERSPGKRDFEFYSNPVPLPILLESVERQNIPSLHDSISLTGGEPLLHAGFLVEFLPQVRAVTALPVYLETGGHRPEQLAMVLPYLDSVGMDLKLPSTSGETRWQEHTKFLHLCYSSQVECFVKIVISAQTDPAELERSALLVAEVSPEIPVFLQPVTPLAASEQFTETPILAPSPEQVLMWQALMKRFVKQVRVVPQTHKMLNQL; encoded by the coding sequence ATGACTACTAAAACTGCTATTACACCTACAGCACGTCTGATTGAGGTCTTTTCCGCTATTCAAGGGGAAGGACTGAACGTTGGGACGCGTCAGATATTTATTCGCTTTGCTCTTTGTGACTTGCGCTGTCACTTCTGTGATAGCGCTCACACTTGGAGTGCACCCACCACTTGTAGGATAGAGCGATCGCCAGGAAAGCGCGATTTTGAATTTTACTCAAATCCTGTCCCTTTACCCATATTACTTGAATCAGTTGAGCGACAAAATATACCTTCTCTACACGATAGCATTAGCCTGACAGGTGGCGAACCTCTTCTTCATGCCGGATTTTTAGTGGAATTTTTACCACAGGTACGTGCAGTGACTGCTTTACCCGTATACTTGGAAACTGGCGGGCATCGTCCAGAACAGTTAGCAATGGTTCTGCCCTATTTGGACTCTGTGGGTATGGATTTGAAATTGCCCAGTACGAGTGGCGAAACTCGTTGGCAAGAACACACCAAATTTCTCCACCTTTGTTACTCTTCCCAAGTTGAATGTTTCGTCAAGATCGTCATTTCTGCTCAAACAGACCCCGCAGAGTTGGAGCGTTCGGCTTTATTAGTGGCAGAAGTGAGTCCGGAAATCCCTGTGTTTTTACAACCTGTTACACCTTTGGCTGCTTCTGAGCAATTCACTGAAACCCCCATACTTGCACCTTCTCCCGAGCAAGTTTTGATGTGGCAAGCTTTGATGAAGAGGTTTGTTAAGCAAGTGCGTGTTGTGCCTCAAACGCATAAAATGTTAAATCAACTCTAA
- a CDS encoding anti-sigma factor antagonist (This anti-anti-sigma factor, or anti-sigma factor antagonist, belongs to a family that includes characterized members SpoIIAA, RsbV, RsfA, and RsfB.), whose product MAMNVQDLMTSQPQEADFPVMFLHDTAIVQVSERLSVLEALAFKQTCQNLTQANPIPQKIIIDLQQTTFMDSSGLGALVSNFKAAQDKGIEFILRNVTPQVMAVLNLTGLEKVFSIESDALIPARSKNQLEEQLPTTHPSVRSWMKRLIDIVGALVGLVITGIIFIPIAVAIALDDPGPIFFSQIRCGWMGKRFRIWKFRSMYVDAEARKAELEKQNQVQGAFFKIDNDPRVTKVGSFLRRTSLDELPQFWNVLKGEMSLVGTRPPTPDEVERYEIPEWQRLDVKPGMTGEWQVNGRSSIRKFEDVIRLDLQYQKNWSLLYDVKLIWKTVTILFHKNSGAV is encoded by the coding sequence ATGGCAATGAATGTTCAGGACCTCATGACTAGCCAACCCCAAGAGGCAGATTTTCCAGTAATGTTCTTACATGACACAGCAATAGTACAAGTATCCGAGCGATTGAGCGTGCTGGAGGCTTTAGCCTTTAAGCAAACTTGCCAAAATTTAACCCAGGCAAATCCAATTCCGCAGAAAATCATCATCGACTTACAGCAAACTACTTTCATGGACAGTAGTGGTTTAGGCGCGTTGGTGAGTAATTTCAAAGCCGCTCAGGATAAAGGTATTGAGTTTATACTGCGGAATGTTACCCCTCAAGTCATGGCTGTATTAAACCTAACAGGACTGGAGAAAGTATTTTCCATTGAGTCTGATGCTTTGATCCCAGCACGTTCAAAGAACCAACTCGAAGAACAGCTACCGACCACACATCCTTCCGTGCGTTCTTGGATGAAACGGTTGATAGACATTGTGGGAGCATTAGTAGGTTTAGTAATTACAGGAATTATTTTTATTCCTATTGCTGTGGCGATCGCACTTGACGATCCCGGCCCAATTTTCTTCAGTCAAATTCGCTGTGGTTGGATGGGTAAGCGCTTTCGGATTTGGAAATTCCGCTCGATGTATGTTGATGCGGAAGCGAGAAAAGCCGAACTCGAAAAACAAAATCAAGTACAAGGGGCTTTTTTCAAGATTGATAACGATCCCAGAGTTACCAAAGTCGGAAGCTTTTTGCGACGCACAAGTTTGGATGAACTGCCCCAGTTTTGGAATGTCCTTAAAGGAGAGATGAGTTTAGTAGGCACCAGACCACCCACACCCGACGAAGTAGAACGTTATGAGATACCCGAGTGGCAGCGTCTCGATGTAAAACCAGGTATGACTGGAGAATGGCAAGTCAATGGACGGTCTAGCATACGTAAATTTGAGGACGTAATTCGTCTGGATTTACAGTATCAAAAAAACTGGAGCTTGCTATATGATGTGAAACTGATTTGGAAAACAGTAACCATCCTGTTTCACAAAAATAGTGGTGCTGTTTAG